In the Kwoniella mangroviensis CBS 8507 chromosome 3, whole genome shotgun sequence genome, one interval contains:
- a CDS encoding heat shock protein 60, mitochondrial, which yields MNVLRSRSALPRPARLLQSTSAITKRGYASKDVIFGNDARQGMLKGVDILAKAVSATLGPKGRTVIIGQSFGGPKITKDGVSVAKAITLKDPVENLGARLVQDVASKTNDTAGDGTTTATVLARAIYSEGVKNVAAGCNPMDLRRGAQKAVDKVLEVLETNKRVITTSEEIAQVATISANGDTHVGAIIAQAMEKVGKEGVITVKEGRTIEDEIEITEGMRFDRGFLSPYLITDAKNQRVELEKPFVLLSEKKISALQDILPSLEIAAQTRRPLLIIAEDVDGEALAAIILNKLRGQLSVAAVKAPGFGDNRKSILGDIAILTGGTVFTDELDVKLDKATPDLFGSTGSVTITKEDTIILNGEGDKANIQARCEQIRGVINDATTSDYDRTKLQERLAKLGGGVAVIKVGGTSEVEVGEKKDRYDDALNATRAAVEEGIVPGGGTALLKASIQLDNLNVDNFDQKLGVSMIRQAIRRPVRTIVENAGEEGSVVVGKLLSEEFSSQDKFNWGYDAATSQYRDMISAGILDPLKVVRTALVDASGVASLLTTSEACVVDAEEKTPPPGMGMGGGMGGMPGMGMM from the exons ATGAACGTGCTCCGATCCCGATCTGCTCTTCCCCGACCCGCCAGATTACTACAATCTACCTCGGCCATCACCAAGAGAGGCTACGCATCCAAAGATGTCATCTTTGGAAACGATGCCAGACAAGGAATGTTGAAAGGTGTCGATATCCTTGCTAAAGCTGTTAGCGCTACTCTCGGTCCAAAGGGAAGAACCGTCATCATTG GCCAAAGTTTCGGTGGACCAAAGATCACCAAAGATGGTGTATCTGTCGCTAAAGCTATCACCCTCAAAGACCCAGTGGAAAACCTAGGTGCTCG TCTCGTTCAAGACGTTGCCTCCAAGACCAATGATACCGCTGGTGACGGTACTACCACCGCTACTGTCCTTGCCCGAGCTATCTACTCTGAAGGTGTGAAGAATGTCGCTGCTGGTTGTAACCCCATGGACCTTAGACGAGGTGCTCAGAAGGCTGTTGACAAGGTTCTTGAGGTCCTTGAGACTAACAAGCGTGTCATTACCACCAGCGAGGAAATTGCCCAA GTCGCCACCATCTCTGCTAACGGCGACACTCACGTCGGTGCTATCATCGCCCAAGCTATGGAGAAAGTTGGCAAAGAGGGTGTGATCACCGTCAAGGAGGGACGAAccattgaagatgaaatcgaGATCACCGAGGGTATGAGATTCGACCGAGGATTCCTTTCACCATATCTCATCACCGATGCTAAGAACCAACGAGTCGAGTTGGAAAAACCCTTCGTCCTCCTTTCCGAAAAGAAGATCTCAGCTTTACAAGATATCTTGCCATCTTTGGAAATCGCCGCTCAGACTAGACGACCATTATTGATCATCgctgaagatgttgatggagaAGCTTTGGCGGCTATCATTTTGAACAAGCTTAGAGGTCAACTCTCAGTCGCTGCTGTCAAGGCACCAGGTTTCGGGGATAACAGGAAATCGATCTTGGGTGATATCGCCATCTTAACTGGTGGTACCGTCTTCACCGATGAATTAGATGTTAAACTCGATAAAGCCACCCCTGATCTTTTCGGTTCTACCGGTTCAGTCACCATAACTAAGGAAGATACTATTATCCTCAACGGTGAAGGTGACAAGGCCAACATCCAAGCTAGATGTGAACAGATCAGAGGTGTCATCAACGATGCTACCACTAGTGACTACGACAGGACCAAACTCCAAGAACGATTGGCCAAGTTGGGTGGCGGTGTGGCTGTCATCAAGGTTGGTGGAACATCcgaagttgaggttggagagaagaaggacagATACGATGATGCTCTTAATGCTACTCGAGCGGCTGTCGAGGAAGGTATCGTCCCAGGTGGTGGTACCGCTCTTTTG AAAGCTTCCATTCAACTTGATAACCTCAACGTTGACAACTTCGACCAGAAATTGGGTGTATCAATGATCCGACAAGCTATCCGACGACCTGTCCGAACCATCGTCGAGAACgctggtgaagaaggatcagtagTCGTTGGAAAATTATTATCAGAAGAATTCTCATCGCAAGATAAGTTCAACTGGGGTTACGATGCTGCCACCTCCCAATACAGAGATATGATCTCTGCTGGtatccttgatcctctcaAGGTAGTCAGGACAGCTTTGGTCGATGCCTCAGGTGTTGCTAGTCTGTTGACTACCTCGGAGGCTTGTGTAGTCGATGCTGAGGAGAAGACTCCTCCTCCtggtatgggaatgggcggaggaatgggaggtatgCCAGGTATGGGAATGATGTAA